In Epinephelus lanceolatus isolate andai-2023 chromosome 13, ASM4190304v1, whole genome shotgun sequence, the following are encoded in one genomic region:
- the dusp10 gene encoding dual specificity protein phosphatase 10 gives MPPSPLDDRIVVALPRPIRPQELQLRLDTSYLDSIATSSSNKTVISTTVVKIRATANLVTYMPSSKGSTRSLSCGCSSASCCSVTTYEKDSQSLNHSQVSASSPDLSYAGPPTPMVSNHEALSAPSLTPGTPKALSTVRLIHPNELAKRMTCCPMGHPVGPVPVIIDCRPFMEYNKSHIRGAVHINCSDKISRRRLQQGKITVLDLISCREGKDSYKGIFSKEIVVYDESTMDPNRLTFSQPLHVVLESLRREGKDPIILKGGLSCFRQGHEDLCEHSLHLHEGLDTGAAAGLTGPLPHSLPSTPDIENAELTPILPFLYLGNEHDAQDIHLLQRFNIGYILNVTTHLPLYHYDTGLFIYKRLPATDSNKQNLRQYFEEAFEFIEEAHQAGMGLLIHCQAGVSRSATIVIAYLMKHTWMTMTDAYKFVKTRRPIISPNLNFMGQLLEFEEDLNNGITPRILTPKLIGVETVV, from the exons ATGCCTCCATCTCCTCTTGACGACAGAATTGTGGTGGCGCTGCCAAGGCCGATCCGACCTCAGGAACTCCAATTGCGCCTGGACACCAGCTACCTGGACTCCATtgccaccagcagcagcaacaagacAGTCATCAGCACCACCGTGGTGAAGATCCGGGCGACGGCCAATCTTGTAACGTATATGCCCTCATCCAAGGGCTCCACGCGCTCGTTGTCGTGTGGATGCAGCAGTGCCAGCTGCTGCTCAGTGACTACCTATGAGAAGGACAGCCAGAGCCTCAACCACAGCCAGGTGAGCGCCAGCAGCCCCGACCTCAGCTATGCCGGGCCCCCGACCCCAATGGTCAGCAACCACGAAGCATTGAGCGCCCCCAGCCTCACCCCGGGCACCCCGAAGGCCCTGTCCACCGTGAGGCTCATTCATCCCAATGAGCTGGCCAAACGGATGACCTGCTGCCCCATGGGACACCCTGTAGGGCCCGTGCCGGTCATCATCGACTGCCGGCCCTTCATGGAGTACAACAAGAGCCACATCCGGGGAGCCGTGCACATCAACTGCTCCGACAAGATCAGCCGGCGGCGGCTGCAGCAGGGCAAGATCACTGTGCTGGACCTCATCTCCTGCCGCGAGGGCAAGGACTCTTATAAGGGCATCTTCTCCAAAGAGATTGTGGTTTACGATGAAAGCACCATGGACCCCAACCGGCTGACGTTCTCCCAGCCACTGCATGTGGTTCTGGAGTCACTGAGGAGGGAGGGCAAGGACCCCATCATCCTTAAAG GAGGCCTTAGCTGCTTCAGGCAGGGCCACGAGGACCTGTGCGAGCACTCGCTGCACCTTCACGAGGGCTTGGacactggtgctgctgctggcctgACGGGGCCGCTACCTCACTCCCTGCCCTCCACCCCGGACATAGAGAACGCAGAGCTGACACCAATCCTGCCCTTCCTCTACCTGGGGAACGAGCACGACGCTCAGGACATCCACCTGCTGCAGCGCTTCAACATCGGCTACATCTTGAACGTGACCACCCACCTGCCGCTCTACCACTATGACACGGGCCTCTTCATCTACAAGCGCCTGCCCGCCACAGACAGCAACAAGCAGAACCTGCGGCAGTACTTCGAGGAGGCGTTTGAATTCATTG AGGAAGCACATCAAGCAGGTATGGGCCTTCTGATCCACTGCCAGGCAGGCGTGTCTCGTTCAGCCACCATCGTGATCGCCTACCTGATGAAGCACACCTGGATGACCATGACAGACGCCTACAAGTTTGTCAAAACCAGGAGGCCCATCATCTCCCCAAACCTCAACTTCATGGGCCAGCTGTTGGAGTTTGAGGAGGACCTTAACAACGGAATAACGCCACGAATCCTGACGCCAAAGCTGATTGGTGTGGAAACCGTTGTCTAA